In Microcoleus sp. bin38.metabat.b11b12b14.051, the genomic stretch GCTGCCGATGCTGGTTCCTGTTTTGAGTAAGGCTGTACCTGTGGCTATTTTAGCGGCGCCAAAGTCTACTATTACTAATTGTTTGTCGGCGCGGCGGATGATGTTTCCGGGCTTGATGTCTCGGTGAATTACGTTGTGGGAATGGATGAAGTGCAGGACTGGTAGTAAGCTGTTGAGTAAGTCTTGAATTTGAGTTTCTGTAAATGTGCCTTCTGTTGTTACAATTTGTGCTAGGTTTTGTCCGTCGATGAATTCTTGGACTACATATTGTCGGTTGTCTTGGATTGAATAGGCTAAGAGTTCGGGAATTTGAGGGTGTTTTCCTAATTCATCTAATCGCATTGCTTCTTGTTCAAAAAGTTCGGCGGCTTTTTTGCTGTTGCGATTGCTGGCTGATGGGATGAGTTGGGTTTCTGCTGGTAAAAATTGTTTGATGACGCAGCGTGGTTTTGATGGTTTGTCTTCGTCAACGGCGAGGAATGTTCTGCCAAAACCTCCTTGTCCGATCGCCTTTATGGCCCGGTATCTGTCGCGCAACAGCAATTTTGCTCGGCAATTTCGGCAAATTTTGGCTGCATCCGGGTTTTGGGGCTGGGAACAGTTGGGGTTTAAGCAGTAACTCATTCGATTTTGGATTTTGGATTTTGGATTTTGGATTTTAGATTTTAGATAAGACGGCGGTTGAAACCGCGTCTACACGAACCAAGTCTGCACTTCGGCAAGCTCAGCGACCACCTCCGCAGACTAAGAAACATCACGCGATTTTCATGGCCGGTTCTTCAACCCGCGGAGGTGGTCGCTGAGCTTGTCGAAGTGCGGGTTTTGTTTGTGTCGCCGCGGTTTCAACCGCCGGGTATTCTGCGAGTTGGGGAAAGAAGGACTGAAGTCCTCACTACGAACCTTTAAGAAGGACTGAAGTCCTCACTACGAACCTTTAAGAAGGACTGAAGTCCTCACTACGAACCTAATTTTTAAGAAGGACTGAAGTCCTCACTACGAACCTTGGGAAATTAACTGTTTTAGAAGTTCCACATGACTGGGTTGTCATCTAAACTATCTGTAACTGTTCGCCCGATCGCGTCAATCTCTTTTAAGTCCTCCTGACTCAACTTTATCTCGGCAGCTTTCGCATTGTCGGTGGCTTGTTTTGCGTCGCGGGCGCCGACAATTGCATTGGTTTGTGGCTGTGCAATCAACCATGCTAATGCTAAGTTTCCTAAGCTTGTCTGGTGGCGATCGGCAATTGGCCTGAGTTGATTTAATGCTGTTTGCACTCGGGCATAATTTTCTGTGATGAACAGCTTATTTTTGGCGCGGTGATCGCCTTCTGCAAATTTGTGCTCTGGCCCGAATTTACCTGTCAATATTCCTTGAGCTAGAGATGAATAGGCAATGATTGAGATATGATTGTCGGCACAGTAGGGCATGGCGTCTTTTTCTACCGATCGCCAAAACAAAGAATAGGGCGGTTGTAGGCTGTCGATGCGTCCGTGTTGGGCGGCTTCTGCTATCTGGGCGCGGGAAAAGTTGGAAACGCCGATCGCCCGAATCTTCCCCTGTTCCTTTAATTTGTTCAGCGCGTCCATTGTTTCGGTAATTGGTACAGATTCGGAATTCCAAGTGCCGGCGGGCCAGTGGATTTGGTAAAGGTCGATATAATCGGTGTTGAGGTTTTTTAGCGATCGATCGCACGCCTCGACTACCAAATCGGGTTTCAGGTGGTTGGCGAAGACTTTGCTAGCATAAATTACTTGCGATCGCACATCCGACAGCGCTTTACCGATAATTTGTTCGGAATGTCCTTCGCCGTAAACCTCAGCGGTATCAAAGGTAGTAATACCGGCATCAAAAGCGGCGCGCATGGCTTTGACAGTTTCGGCATCGTCAATTCCCACCCACATCCGTTTCCCGGCTTGCCAAGTCCCCATAATGATCGGGGTAATTTGAATTTCTGATGTCCCTAATTGTCGCTTTTCCATAGCTACAGCCCTAATTTGAATTTTTACTATTTACTATCAAGCTATCTAATTTTAACAGAAAAAAGTTGCTATAATTACTTTAAAGTACCAATTCTCTCGGTTTGGTGAAAACCCAAATCAATTCCTATGAAATCCACCACTCGTGCGCTAAAAGAATGGAATGTAGCCGTTAATGCTTTGGAAACAGGCAGAACGATTGTGCTGTTGCGAAAGGGAGGCATTCGCGAGCAAGCAGGACAGTTTAATGTGGCTGACAAGCAGGTTTTGCTATATCCAACTTTTGAACACCAACAGCCGGATTTGTTGAAGCCGGATTTGGCGAGTCAGGTAAAAATTGTAGAATCTGGTTGGCATCCAGAAAATATTAGGATTGGCAGTTGGGCTGAAATTACTGATGCTTTTTTGGTGGCTTGGGAGCCAGCAATTAAGGCGCTGTTTCCTTACCATGTTTGGAATGAAAAATTTGTAGCCGATCGCCTGAAATGGAAACAAAATCAGCCAATTTATATTTTATTGCTGCGCGCTTACCGCCTCGCAGAAATAGCAGAAATCCCTTACATTTCTGAATACGGTGGTTGCCGTTCTTGGATTGATTTGGCGGCTCCGATTTCGCTGGAGGGCAGTGAAGCTGTTTTGAGCGATCGAGAATACGCGGCACGCTCAAACGAAATCCGCAGTCTGATGGCGAATCCTCCTAATGCCGATGCTTTGGCAAAAATCACAACGCTGGCGGTTTAAAATTTATGCACGTATA encodes the following:
- a CDS encoding aldo/keto reductase, with the protein product MEKRQLGTSEIQITPIIMGTWQAGKRMWVGIDDAETVKAMRAAFDAGITTFDTAEVYGEGHSEQIIGKALSDVRSQVIYASKVFANHLKPDLVVEACDRSLKNLNTDYIDLYQIHWPAGTWNSESVPITETMDALNKLKEQGKIRAIGVSNFSRAQIAEAAQHGRIDSLQPPYSLFWRSVEKDAMPYCADNHISIIAYSSLAQGILTGKFGPEHKFAEGDHRAKNKLFITENYARVQTALNQLRPIADRHQTSLGNLALAWLIAQPQTNAIVGARDAKQATDNAKAAEIKLSQEDLKEIDAIGRTVTDSLDDNPVMWNF
- a CDS encoding DUF1802 family protein, which encodes MKSTTRALKEWNVAVNALETGRTIVLLRKGGIREQAGQFNVADKQVLLYPTFEHQQPDLLKPDLASQVKIVESGWHPENIRIGSWAEITDAFLVAWEPAIKALFPYHVWNEKFVADRLKWKQNQPIYILLLRAYRLAEIAEIPYISEYGGCRSWIDLAAPISLEGSEAVLSDREYAARSNEIRSLMANPPNADALAKITTLAV